A single Anopheles arabiensis isolate DONGOLA chromosome 2, AaraD3, whole genome shotgun sequence DNA region contains:
- the LOC120908746 gene encoding LOW QUALITY PROTEIN: myeloid differentiation primary response protein MyD88 (The sequence of the model RefSeq protein was modified relative to this genomic sequence to represent the inferred CDS: deleted 1 base in 1 codon): protein MLDNPVKPTEVSVKNRIDLAVVPLEALSSRTRELVAELLNHKRIFTSEDGYFRDWRGVFDVIGIPKSFLPLVSTNANPTRCLLDLWQSETHQCKREPNLAELQCVLGCIDRWDILDDTSKMFECDAEQFLLREQKRAAQQGRATEATESKVSADCDIITRDDTSDHKQQYDAFILFADADIEFASKMVDKLEARGLQLCLRDRDILGGSNFEHEVISRLISERCRRVVVIISKAFLASPLNDFTVTFAQALQIEQKARKVIPCVYDRCELPPHLRYTCRLDYQRSQNLYNFWDKLAESIRDTPRKVGLEGSGRELPAPQKPPVHSKPVELIGPPQPLPKVVVEQPPLVVKLPSAVEQDSRTGSLKKSHSFWDIFSNFGHKKDKLNGSTSQLNLNEMATPLPSPKKVGSSPLALIRRDKKQPPAASASSAPSECPLDLPPVAKPVKSKKKWYKPGSRKLASAV from the exons ATGTTGGATAATCCCGTAAAACCGACGGAGGTCAGCGTGAAGAATCGGATCGATTTGGCGGTGGTTCCCCTGGAAGCTTTAAGCTCACGGACACGGGAGTTGGTAGCCGAGTTGCTGAATCACAAACGAATATTCACGTCCGAGGATGGCTACTTTCGTGACTGGCGCGGTGTGTTCGATGTCATTGGCATTCCCAAAAGCTTCCTACCGCTGGTGTCTACCAATGCGAATCCGACCCGCTGCCTGCTGGACCTGTGGCAAAGCGAAACCCATCAGTGTAAGCGCGAGCCGAACCTGGCCGAACTGCAATGCGTGCTCGGTTGTATCGACCGTTGGGATATACTGGACGACACTTCCAAAATGTTTG AGTGTGATGCAGAACAGTTTCTACTGCGGGAGCAAAAGCGTGCAGCACAGCAGGGGCGCGCAACGGAAGCGACCGAATCGAAGGTCAGCGCGGATTGCGACATTATCACGCGGGACGATACGTCCGACCACAAGCAGCAGTACGATGCGTTCATCCTGTTCGCCGACGCAGACATAGAATTTGCCTCGAAAATGGTGGACAAGCTGGAGGCGCGCGGGCTGCAGCTGTGCCTGCGCGATCGTGACATACTGGGCGGAAGCAACTTTGAGCACGAAGTGATTTCCCGCCTCATATCCGAACGCTGCCGGCGCGTGGTGGTGATCATTTCCAAAGCCTTCCTGGCCAGCCCGCTGAACGACTTCACCGTCACCTTTGCCCAGGCGCTGCAGATAGAGCAAAAGGCGCGCAAGGTGATACCGTGCGTGTATGATCGGTGCGAGCTTCCGCCCCACCTGCGCTACACCTGCCGGCTGGACTACCAGCGGTCGCAAAATCTGTACAACTTTTGGGACAAGCTGGCCGAATCGATACGCGATACG CCTCGGAAGGTGGGCTTGGAGGGTAGCGGGCGCGAGTTGCCAGCACCGCAGAAGCCACCAGTCCACAGCAAACCGGTGGAATTGATTGGCCCACCGCAGCCGCTACCGAAGGTGGTAGTTGAGCAGCCCCCGTTGGTCGTGAAGCTTCCCAGCGCGGTGGAGCAGGACAGTCGCACCGGAAGCCTTAAAAAATCACACTCTTTTTGGGACATTTTCTCAAACTTTGGCCACAAAAAGGACAAACTGAACGGGAGCACCTCGCAGCTAAACCTAAACGAAATGGCTACCCCGTTACCCAGCCCGAAGAAGGTGGGCTCTTCGCCGTTGGCACTGATCAGGCGCGATAAAAAGCAGCCCCCCGCTGCCAGTGCTTCGTCCGCTCCGTCCGAATGTCCGCTAGATCTTCCGCCAGTGGCCAAGCCAGTGAAGTCGAAAAAGAAGTGGTATAAGCCGGGCAGCCGCAAGCTAGCTAGCGCTGTGTAA